Proteins encoded in a region of the Eretmochelys imbricata isolate rEreImb1 chromosome 10, rEreImb1.hap1, whole genome shotgun sequence genome:
- the EMP2 gene encoding epithelial membrane protein 2 has protein sequence MLILLAFIIVFHITSAALLFISTIDNAWWVGKNFSTDVWKVCINITNCTVINENNSEYQSVQAVQATMILSTILCCVAFLVFILQLFRLKQGERFVLTSTIQLLSCLCVMMAASIYTNRHEDLHRSVGYEFDFSGQYGYSFILAWIAFAFTLISGVMYLVLRKRK, from the exons ATGTTGATTCTTCTGGCTTTCATTATCGTGTTTCACATAACTTCAGCAGCGCTGTTGTTCATCTCAACCATTGACAAT GCctggtgggtaggaaaaaacttTTCTACAGATGTCTGGAAAGTCTGCATCAATATCACTAACTGTACAGTCATTAACGAAAACAATTCAG AATATCAGTCTGTGCAGGCTGTTCAGGCCACCATGATCCTGTCTACTATTCTGTGTTGTGTGGCATTTCTGGTTTTCATTCTTCAACTCTTCCGCCTAAAGCAAGGAGAAAGATTTGTGTTGACTTCTACGATCCAGCTGCTGTCAT gCCTGTGTGTTATGATGGCAGCTTCCATTTACACAAATAGGCATGAAGATCTGCACAGGAGTGTTGGATATGAGTTTGATTTTAGTGGCCAATATGGATATTCTTTCATCTTAGCCTGGATTGCATTTGCTTTTACTCTGATCAGTGGTGTCATGTACCTAGTATTAAGGAAACGTAAATAA